One region of Archocentrus centrarchus isolate MPI-CPG fArcCen1 chromosome 6, fArcCen1, whole genome shotgun sequence genomic DNA includes:
- the ppp6r3 gene encoding serine/threonine-protein phosphatase 6 regulatory subunit 3 isoform X4 — translation MFWKFDLHTTSHIDTLLEKEDVTLTEVMDEDDVLQECKAQNHKLVDFLLRPQCMEDLVTYITQEPCTDVEEKVKYKYPNISCELLTSDVSQINDRLGEDEKLLLKLYSFLQNEPPLNPLLASFFSKVLSILIGRKPEQIVDFLRKQEDFVDLMIKHIGTSAIMDLLLRMLTCIEPQQLRQDVLNWLNEEKVIQRLVEMIQPSQDEDRHSNASQSLCEIIRLSRDQMFQVQGSSEPDPLLATLEKQETVEQLLSNIFDKEKNESAIVSVIQILLTLFETRRPAFEGHVECPPGMSHPSFSVNHSILEAVRPRLKDFHQLLLEPPKTMMKTTWGVLDPPVGNTRLNVVRLVASLLQSNTHSINAELINLNTLGVILDMYFKYIWNNFLHIQVEICTAMILAMPPAPTDTQPDTESERVRESILIKHLFQKCQFIQRILDAWSSNENEQAEGGRRRGYMGHLTRIANSIVHNCDKGPNGPQIQQLISELPAEDREKWEAFISGQLADTNKRNTVDLVNTHHIHSSSDDEVDFKDSGFHQDSSLQQAFSDYQMQQMTSNFIEQFGFNDEEFADQDDVVDIPFDRISDINFSLNTNESANIALFEARCKEKIQQFEDAGSDEDDIWDEKDVTFAPEAQRRPRSSGSTDSEESTDSEDDDAKRDPFETSNPSNDDRMEVDTGPVWTANFDDIPMDTGTSTAPTSNPNNPAASSPLSSTSPEAAWSSSPTATSNSETGWADFSNFTPVSPKDPLRCNSPVAMETSIETMDPLGVNAPMQPEDCDGWLGTSGAAPAATSPRDCGSSKTEEEVSCSEHRSITETVINGSMKETVSLTVDAKTETAVFKRVLKSYRDEEKIASSEKYSVVEYVESERAGINSSATACCPKTGSEKCRVELPNGPLEEMSPTEEAKLDRSSVSSEPAVNGPA, via the exons ATGTTTTGGAAATTTGACCTCCACACCACATCCCACATTGACACTCTGCTGGAGAAGGAGGATGTGACGCTTACAGAGGTCATGGATGAAGATGATGTCCTGCAGGAGTGCAAGGCCCAGAATCACAAACTTGTGGACTTCCTGCTGAGACCACAGTGTATGGAGGACCTGGTTACCTACATCACACAGGAACCCTGTACTGATGTTGAGGAGAAGGTGAAATACAA GTATCCCAACATATCATGTGAGCTGCTTACATCAGATGTGAGCCAGATCAATGACAGACTAGGAGAAGATGAAAAACTGCTGTTGAAATTGTACAGTTTCCTCCAAAATGAGCCACCCCTCAACCCCCTCCTGGCCAGCTTCTTCTCCAAAGTTCTTTCTATTCTTATAGGACGAAAGCCTGAACag atAGTTGATTTTCTGAGGAAGCAAGAAGACTTTGTAGATTTGATGATCAAACACATTGGGACCTCTGCAATCATGGACCTGCTGCTCAGAATGCTCACCTGCATCGAACCACAGCAGCTACGTCAAGATGTTCTTAAT TGGCTGAATGAGGAGAAAGTGATTCAGAGACTGGTGGAGATGATACAACCTTCTCAAGATGAAGAT AGACACTCCAATGCATCCCAGTCACTGTGTGAGATCAtcagactgagcagagaccaGATGTTTCAGGTCCAGGGCTCTTCAGAGCCTGATCCTCTTCTGGCCACACTTGAAAA GCAGGAGACAGTAGAGCAGCTACTTTCTAATATCTTCGACAAGGAAAAGAATGAGTCTGCAATTGTCAGCGTTATCCAGATTCTACTCACCTTGTTTGAGACGAGGAGACCAGC GTTTGAGGGTCACGTTGAGTGCCCCCCTGGGATGTCCCACCCATCTTTCTCAGTTAACCACAGCATCCTGGAGGCTGTAAGACCTAGACTCAAAGACTTTCACCAGCTGCTACTGGAACCTCCAAAG ACTATGATGAAGACAACATGGGGGGTTCTGGACCCTCCAGTGGGAAACACCAGGCTGAATGTGGTCAGACTGGTggccagtctgttgcagagcaacacacacagcatcaaTGCAGAACTAATTAACCTCAACACACTGGGAGTTATATTA GATATGTATTTCAAATACATCTGGAACAACTTCCTCCACATTCAGGTGGAAATCTGCACAGCCATGATACTGGCTATGCCTCCTGCCCCCACAGACACCCAACCAGACACAGAGTCGGAACGTGTGAGGGAAAGCATCCTTATTAAACAT CTGTTTCAAAAGTGCCAGTTTATACAGAGAATCCTCGATGCCTGGAGCTCCAATGAGAACGAACA GGCAGAAGGTGGTCGGCGACGAGGCTACATGGGTCACCTCACCAGAATAGCCAACTCTATAGTTCATAACTGTGACAAAGGCCCTAATGGACCGCAAATACAACAGCTCATCTCTG AGCTCCCAGCAGAGGATAGAGAGAAATGGGAAGCTTTTATTTCTGGGCAGCTGGCtgacacaaacaaaagaaacactgtCGACTTG GTAAATACACACCACATCCATTCTTCCAGTGATGATGAGGTGGACTTTAAAGACAGTGGTTTTCACCAAGACTCGTCTCTTCAACAA GCCTTTTCTGATTATCAGATGCAACAAATGACGTCCAATTTTATTGAGCAGTTCGGCTTCAATGACGAAGAGTTTGCTGATCAGGACGATGTTGTGGA TATTCCCTTTGATAGAATATCAGACATCAATTTTTCACTGAATACAAATGAAAGT GCAAATATTGCTCTGTTTGAGGCACGCTGTAAGGAGAAAATCCAGCAGTTTGAAGATGCTGGTTCAGATGAAGATGATATCTGGGATGAAAAAGATGTCACCTTTGCCCCAGAGGCACAGAGACGCCCCAG AAGTTCGGGCAGCACAGACAGTGAGGAGAGCACAGACTCCGAGGACGACGATGCGAAGAGGGATCCATTTGAAACTTCCAACCCCAGCAACGATGACAGAATGGAAGTTGACACAG gcCCAGTGtggacagcaaattttgatgaCATCCCCATGGACACAGGTACATCCACAGCTCCAACCTCCAACCCCAataatccagctgcatcctctCCCTTGTCCTCCACCTCTCCTGAAGCAGCATGGAGCTCCTCTCCTACTGCTACCTCAAACTCAGAAACGGGCTGGGCTGATTTCTCAAACTTCACTCCTGTCAG CCCCAAAGACCCTCTGAGGTGTAACTCCCCTGTTGCTATGGAAACCAGCATAGAGACGATGGACCCTTTAGGGGTTAACGCACCCATGCAGCCTGAAG ACTGTGATGGCTGGTTGGGCACAAGTGGGGCTGCTCCAGCTGCCACTTCACCAAGGGACTGTGGGAGCTCAAAGACGGAGGAGGAAGTATCTTGTTCTGAGCACCGCAGCATCACAGAGACGGTCATCAACGGCTCCATGAAAGAAACAGTCAGTCTCACTGTTGATGCCAAGACTGAGACCGCCGTTTTCAAGAG AGTGTTGAAATCTTATCG TGATGAAGAGAAGATTGCTTCTTCAGAGAAATACTCAGTAGTGGAGTATGTGGAGTCGGAGAGAGCGGGCATCAACAGCTCAGCCACAGCCTGTTGTCCTAAAACTGG TAGTGAGAAATGTCGTGTGGAGCTTCCCAATGGTCCTCTGGAGGAAATGTCTCCCACTGAGGAGGCCAA GCTCGACAGAAGTTCTGTGTCCTCTGAGCCAGCTGTCAATGGGCCAGCATGA
- the ppp6r3 gene encoding serine/threonine-protein phosphatase 6 regulatory subunit 3 isoform X1 — translation MFWKFDLHTTSHIDTLLEKEDVTLTEVMDEDDVLQECKAQNHKLVDFLLRPQCMEDLVTYITQEPCTDVEEKVKYKYPNISCELLTSDVSQINDRLGEDEKLLLKLYSFLQNEPPLNPLLASFFSKVLSILIGRKPEQIVDFLRKQEDFVDLMIKHIGTSAIMDLLLRMLTCIEPQQLRQDVLNWLNEEKVIQRLVEMIQPSQDEDRHSNASQSLCEIIRLSRDQMFQVQGSSEPDPLLATLEKQETVEQLLSNIFDKEKNESAIVSVIQILLTLFETRRPAFEGHVECPPGMSHPSFSVNHSILEAVRPRLKDFHQLLLEPPKKTMMKTTWGVLDPPVGNTRLNVVRLVASLLQSNTHSINAELINLNTLGVILDMYFKYIWNNFLHIQVEICTAMILAMPPAPTDTQPDTESERVRESILIKHLFQKCQFIQRILDAWSSNENEQAEGGRRRGYMGHLTRIANSIVHNCDKGPNGPQIQQLISELPAEDREKWEAFISGQLADTNKRNTVDLVNTHHIHSSSDDEVDFKDSGFHQDSSLQQAFSDYQMQQMTSNFIEQFGFNDEEFADQDDVVDIPFDRISDINFSLNTNESANIALFEARCKEKIQQFEDAGSDEDDIWDEKDVTFAPEAQRRPRSSGSTDSEESTDSEDDDAKRDPFETSNPSNDDRMEVDTGPVWTANFDDIPMDTGTSTAPTSNPNNPAASSPLSSTSPEAAWSSSPTATSNSETGWADFSNFTPVSPKDPLRCNSPVAMETSIETMDPLGVNAPMQPEDCDGWLGTSGAAPAATSPRDCGSSKTEEEVSCSEHRSITETVINGSMKETVSLTVDAKTETAVFKRVLKSYRDEEKIASSEKYSVVEYVESERAGINSSATACCPKTGSEKCRVELPNGPLEEMSPTEEAKLDRSSVSSEPAVNGPA, via the exons ATGTTTTGGAAATTTGACCTCCACACCACATCCCACATTGACACTCTGCTGGAGAAGGAGGATGTGACGCTTACAGAGGTCATGGATGAAGATGATGTCCTGCAGGAGTGCAAGGCCCAGAATCACAAACTTGTGGACTTCCTGCTGAGACCACAGTGTATGGAGGACCTGGTTACCTACATCACACAGGAACCCTGTACTGATGTTGAGGAGAAGGTGAAATACAA GTATCCCAACATATCATGTGAGCTGCTTACATCAGATGTGAGCCAGATCAATGACAGACTAGGAGAAGATGAAAAACTGCTGTTGAAATTGTACAGTTTCCTCCAAAATGAGCCACCCCTCAACCCCCTCCTGGCCAGCTTCTTCTCCAAAGTTCTTTCTATTCTTATAGGACGAAAGCCTGAACag atAGTTGATTTTCTGAGGAAGCAAGAAGACTTTGTAGATTTGATGATCAAACACATTGGGACCTCTGCAATCATGGACCTGCTGCTCAGAATGCTCACCTGCATCGAACCACAGCAGCTACGTCAAGATGTTCTTAAT TGGCTGAATGAGGAGAAAGTGATTCAGAGACTGGTGGAGATGATACAACCTTCTCAAGATGAAGAT AGACACTCCAATGCATCCCAGTCACTGTGTGAGATCAtcagactgagcagagaccaGATGTTTCAGGTCCAGGGCTCTTCAGAGCCTGATCCTCTTCTGGCCACACTTGAAAA GCAGGAGACAGTAGAGCAGCTACTTTCTAATATCTTCGACAAGGAAAAGAATGAGTCTGCAATTGTCAGCGTTATCCAGATTCTACTCACCTTGTTTGAGACGAGGAGACCAGC GTTTGAGGGTCACGTTGAGTGCCCCCCTGGGATGTCCCACCCATCTTTCTCAGTTAACCACAGCATCCTGGAGGCTGTAAGACCTAGACTCAAAGACTTTCACCAGCTGCTACTGGAACCTCCAAAG AAGACTATGATGAAGACAACATGGGGGGTTCTGGACCCTCCAGTGGGAAACACCAGGCTGAATGTGGTCAGACTGGTggccagtctgttgcagagcaacacacacagcatcaaTGCAGAACTAATTAACCTCAACACACTGGGAGTTATATTA GATATGTATTTCAAATACATCTGGAACAACTTCCTCCACATTCAGGTGGAAATCTGCACAGCCATGATACTGGCTATGCCTCCTGCCCCCACAGACACCCAACCAGACACAGAGTCGGAACGTGTGAGGGAAAGCATCCTTATTAAACAT CTGTTTCAAAAGTGCCAGTTTATACAGAGAATCCTCGATGCCTGGAGCTCCAATGAGAACGAACA GGCAGAAGGTGGTCGGCGACGAGGCTACATGGGTCACCTCACCAGAATAGCCAACTCTATAGTTCATAACTGTGACAAAGGCCCTAATGGACCGCAAATACAACAGCTCATCTCTG AGCTCCCAGCAGAGGATAGAGAGAAATGGGAAGCTTTTATTTCTGGGCAGCTGGCtgacacaaacaaaagaaacactgtCGACTTG GTAAATACACACCACATCCATTCTTCCAGTGATGATGAGGTGGACTTTAAAGACAGTGGTTTTCACCAAGACTCGTCTCTTCAACAA GCCTTTTCTGATTATCAGATGCAACAAATGACGTCCAATTTTATTGAGCAGTTCGGCTTCAATGACGAAGAGTTTGCTGATCAGGACGATGTTGTGGA TATTCCCTTTGATAGAATATCAGACATCAATTTTTCACTGAATACAAATGAAAGT GCAAATATTGCTCTGTTTGAGGCACGCTGTAAGGAGAAAATCCAGCAGTTTGAAGATGCTGGTTCAGATGAAGATGATATCTGGGATGAAAAAGATGTCACCTTTGCCCCAGAGGCACAGAGACGCCCCAG AAGTTCGGGCAGCACAGACAGTGAGGAGAGCACAGACTCCGAGGACGACGATGCGAAGAGGGATCCATTTGAAACTTCCAACCCCAGCAACGATGACAGAATGGAAGTTGACACAG gcCCAGTGtggacagcaaattttgatgaCATCCCCATGGACACAGGTACATCCACAGCTCCAACCTCCAACCCCAataatccagctgcatcctctCCCTTGTCCTCCACCTCTCCTGAAGCAGCATGGAGCTCCTCTCCTACTGCTACCTCAAACTCAGAAACGGGCTGGGCTGATTTCTCAAACTTCACTCCTGTCAG CCCCAAAGACCCTCTGAGGTGTAACTCCCCTGTTGCTATGGAAACCAGCATAGAGACGATGGACCCTTTAGGGGTTAACGCACCCATGCAGCCTGAAG ACTGTGATGGCTGGTTGGGCACAAGTGGGGCTGCTCCAGCTGCCACTTCACCAAGGGACTGTGGGAGCTCAAAGACGGAGGAGGAAGTATCTTGTTCTGAGCACCGCAGCATCACAGAGACGGTCATCAACGGCTCCATGAAAGAAACAGTCAGTCTCACTGTTGATGCCAAGACTGAGACCGCCGTTTTCAAGAG AGTGTTGAAATCTTATCG TGATGAAGAGAAGATTGCTTCTTCAGAGAAATACTCAGTAGTGGAGTATGTGGAGTCGGAGAGAGCGGGCATCAACAGCTCAGCCACAGCCTGTTGTCCTAAAACTGG TAGTGAGAAATGTCGTGTGGAGCTTCCCAATGGTCCTCTGGAGGAAATGTCTCCCACTGAGGAGGCCAA GCTCGACAGAAGTTCTGTGTCCTCTGAGCCAGCTGTCAATGGGCCAGCATGA
- the ppp6r3 gene encoding serine/threonine-protein phosphatase 6 regulatory subunit 3 isoform X13, translating to MFWKFDLHTTSHIDTLLEKEDVTLTEVMDEDDVLQECKAQNHKLVDFLLRPQCMEDLVTYITQEPCTDVEEKVKYKYPNISCELLTSDVSQINDRLGEDEKLLLKLYSFLQNEPPLNPLLASFFSKVLSILIGRKPEQIVDFLRKQEDFVDLMIKHIGTSAIMDLLLRMLTCIEPQQLRQDVLNWLNEEKVIQRLVEMIQPSQDEDRHSNASQSLCEIIRLSRDQMFQVQGSSEPDPLLATLEKQETVEQLLSNIFDKEKNESAIVSVIQILLTLFETRRPAFEGHVECPPGMSHPSFSVNHSILEAVRPRLKDFHQLLLEPPKKTMMKTTWGVLDPPVGNTRLNVVRLVASLLQSNTHSINAELINLNTLGVILDMYFKYIWNNFLHIQVEICTAMILAMPPAPTDTQPDTESERVRESILIKHLFQKCQFIQRILDAWSSNENEQAEGGRRRGYMGHLTRIANSIVHNCDKGPNGPQIQQLISELPAEDREKWEAFISGQLADTNKRNTVDLVNTHHIHSSSDDEVDFKDSGFHQDSSLQQMQQMTSNFIEQFGFNDEEFADQDDVVDIPFDRISDINFSLNTNESANIALFEARCKEKIQQFEDAGSDEDDIWDEKDVTFAPEAQRRPSSGSTDSEESTDSEDDDAKRDPFETSNPSNDDRMEVDTGPVWTANFDDIPMDTGTSTAPTSNPNNPAASSPLSSTSPEAAWSSSPTATSNSETGWADFSNFTPVSPKDPLRCNSPVAMETSIETMDPLGVNAPMQPEDCDGWLGTSGAAPAATSPRDCGSSKTEEEVSCSEHRSITETVINGSMKETVSLTVDAKTETAVFKSDEEKIASSEKYSVVEYVESERAGINSSATACCPKTGSEKCRVELPNGPLEEMSPTEEAKLDRSSVSSEPAVNGPA from the exons ATGTTTTGGAAATTTGACCTCCACACCACATCCCACATTGACACTCTGCTGGAGAAGGAGGATGTGACGCTTACAGAGGTCATGGATGAAGATGATGTCCTGCAGGAGTGCAAGGCCCAGAATCACAAACTTGTGGACTTCCTGCTGAGACCACAGTGTATGGAGGACCTGGTTACCTACATCACACAGGAACCCTGTACTGATGTTGAGGAGAAGGTGAAATACAA GTATCCCAACATATCATGTGAGCTGCTTACATCAGATGTGAGCCAGATCAATGACAGACTAGGAGAAGATGAAAAACTGCTGTTGAAATTGTACAGTTTCCTCCAAAATGAGCCACCCCTCAACCCCCTCCTGGCCAGCTTCTTCTCCAAAGTTCTTTCTATTCTTATAGGACGAAAGCCTGAACag atAGTTGATTTTCTGAGGAAGCAAGAAGACTTTGTAGATTTGATGATCAAACACATTGGGACCTCTGCAATCATGGACCTGCTGCTCAGAATGCTCACCTGCATCGAACCACAGCAGCTACGTCAAGATGTTCTTAAT TGGCTGAATGAGGAGAAAGTGATTCAGAGACTGGTGGAGATGATACAACCTTCTCAAGATGAAGAT AGACACTCCAATGCATCCCAGTCACTGTGTGAGATCAtcagactgagcagagaccaGATGTTTCAGGTCCAGGGCTCTTCAGAGCCTGATCCTCTTCTGGCCACACTTGAAAA GCAGGAGACAGTAGAGCAGCTACTTTCTAATATCTTCGACAAGGAAAAGAATGAGTCTGCAATTGTCAGCGTTATCCAGATTCTACTCACCTTGTTTGAGACGAGGAGACCAGC GTTTGAGGGTCACGTTGAGTGCCCCCCTGGGATGTCCCACCCATCTTTCTCAGTTAACCACAGCATCCTGGAGGCTGTAAGACCTAGACTCAAAGACTTTCACCAGCTGCTACTGGAACCTCCAAAG AAGACTATGATGAAGACAACATGGGGGGTTCTGGACCCTCCAGTGGGAAACACCAGGCTGAATGTGGTCAGACTGGTggccagtctgttgcagagcaacacacacagcatcaaTGCAGAACTAATTAACCTCAACACACTGGGAGTTATATTA GATATGTATTTCAAATACATCTGGAACAACTTCCTCCACATTCAGGTGGAAATCTGCACAGCCATGATACTGGCTATGCCTCCTGCCCCCACAGACACCCAACCAGACACAGAGTCGGAACGTGTGAGGGAAAGCATCCTTATTAAACAT CTGTTTCAAAAGTGCCAGTTTATACAGAGAATCCTCGATGCCTGGAGCTCCAATGAGAACGAACA GGCAGAAGGTGGTCGGCGACGAGGCTACATGGGTCACCTCACCAGAATAGCCAACTCTATAGTTCATAACTGTGACAAAGGCCCTAATGGACCGCAAATACAACAGCTCATCTCTG AGCTCCCAGCAGAGGATAGAGAGAAATGGGAAGCTTTTATTTCTGGGCAGCTGGCtgacacaaacaaaagaaacactgtCGACTTG GTAAATACACACCACATCCATTCTTCCAGTGATGATGAGGTGGACTTTAAAGACAGTGGTTTTCACCAAGACTCGTCTCTTCAACAA ATGCAACAAATGACGTCCAATTTTATTGAGCAGTTCGGCTTCAATGACGAAGAGTTTGCTGATCAGGACGATGTTGTGGA TATTCCCTTTGATAGAATATCAGACATCAATTTTTCACTGAATACAAATGAAAGT GCAAATATTGCTCTGTTTGAGGCACGCTGTAAGGAGAAAATCCAGCAGTTTGAAGATGCTGGTTCAGATGAAGATGATATCTGGGATGAAAAAGATGTCACCTTTGCCCCAGAGGCACAGAGACGCCCCAG TTCGGGCAGCACAGACAGTGAGGAGAGCACAGACTCCGAGGACGACGATGCGAAGAGGGATCCATTTGAAACTTCCAACCCCAGCAACGATGACAGAATGGAAGTTGACACAG gcCCAGTGtggacagcaaattttgatgaCATCCCCATGGACACAGGTACATCCACAGCTCCAACCTCCAACCCCAataatccagctgcatcctctCCCTTGTCCTCCACCTCTCCTGAAGCAGCATGGAGCTCCTCTCCTACTGCTACCTCAAACTCAGAAACGGGCTGGGCTGATTTCTCAAACTTCACTCCTGTCAG CCCCAAAGACCCTCTGAGGTGTAACTCCCCTGTTGCTATGGAAACCAGCATAGAGACGATGGACCCTTTAGGGGTTAACGCACCCATGCAGCCTGAAG ACTGTGATGGCTGGTTGGGCACAAGTGGGGCTGCTCCAGCTGCCACTTCACCAAGGGACTGTGGGAGCTCAAAGACGGAGGAGGAAGTATCTTGTTCTGAGCACCGCAGCATCACAGAGACGGTCATCAACGGCTCCATGAAAGAAACAGTCAGTCTCACTGTTGATGCCAAGACTGAGACCGCCGTTTTCAAGAG TGATGAAGAGAAGATTGCTTCTTCAGAGAAATACTCAGTAGTGGAGTATGTGGAGTCGGAGAGAGCGGGCATCAACAGCTCAGCCACAGCCTGTTGTCCTAAAACTGG TAGTGAGAAATGTCGTGTGGAGCTTCCCAATGGTCCTCTGGAGGAAATGTCTCCCACTGAGGAGGCCAA GCTCGACAGAAGTTCTGTGTCCTCTGAGCCAGCTGTCAATGGGCCAGCATGA
- the ppp6r3 gene encoding serine/threonine-protein phosphatase 6 regulatory subunit 3 isoform X14, translating to MFWKFDLHTTSHIDTLLEKEDVTLTEVMDEDDVLQECKAQNHKLVDFLLRPQCMEDLVTYITQEPCTDVEEKVKYKYPNISCELLTSDVSQINDRLGEDEKLLLKLYSFLQNEPPLNPLLASFFSKVLSILIGRKPEQIVDFLRKQEDFVDLMIKHIGTSAIMDLLLRMLTCIEPQQLRQDVLNWLNEEKVIQRLVEMIQPSQDEDRHSNASQSLCEIIRLSRDQMFQVQGSSEPDPLLATLEKQETVEQLLSNIFDKEKNESAIVSVIQILLTLFETRRPAFEGHVECPPGMSHPSFSVNHSILEAVRPRLKDFHQLLLEPPKKTMMKTTWGVLDPPVGNTRLNVVRLVASLLQSNTHSINAELINLNTLGVILDMYFKYIWNNFLHIQVEICTAMILAMPPAPTDTQPDTESERVRESILIKHLFQKCQFIQRILDAWSSNENEQAEGGRRRGYMGHLTRIANSIVHNCDKGPNGPQIQQLISELPAEDREKWEAFISGQLADTNKRNTVDLVNTHHIHSSSDDEVDFKDSGFHQDSSLQQFGFNDEEFADQDDVVDIPFDRISDINFSLNTNESANIALFEARCKEKIQQFEDAGSDEDDIWDEKDVTFAPEAQRRPSSGSTDSEESTDSEDDDAKRDPFETSNPSNDDRMEVDTGPVWTANFDDIPMDTGTSTAPTSNPNNPAASSPLSSTSPEAAWSSSPTATSNSETGWADFSNFTPVSPKDPLRCNSPVAMETSIETMDPLGVNAPMQPEDCDGWLGTSGAAPAATSPRDCGSSKTEEEVSCSEHRSITETVINGSMKETVSLTVDAKTETAVFKSDEEKIASSEKYSVVEYVESERAGINSSATACCPKTGSEKCRVELPNGPLEEMSPTEEAKLDRSSVSSEPAVNGPA from the exons ATGTTTTGGAAATTTGACCTCCACACCACATCCCACATTGACACTCTGCTGGAGAAGGAGGATGTGACGCTTACAGAGGTCATGGATGAAGATGATGTCCTGCAGGAGTGCAAGGCCCAGAATCACAAACTTGTGGACTTCCTGCTGAGACCACAGTGTATGGAGGACCTGGTTACCTACATCACACAGGAACCCTGTACTGATGTTGAGGAGAAGGTGAAATACAA GTATCCCAACATATCATGTGAGCTGCTTACATCAGATGTGAGCCAGATCAATGACAGACTAGGAGAAGATGAAAAACTGCTGTTGAAATTGTACAGTTTCCTCCAAAATGAGCCACCCCTCAACCCCCTCCTGGCCAGCTTCTTCTCCAAAGTTCTTTCTATTCTTATAGGACGAAAGCCTGAACag atAGTTGATTTTCTGAGGAAGCAAGAAGACTTTGTAGATTTGATGATCAAACACATTGGGACCTCTGCAATCATGGACCTGCTGCTCAGAATGCTCACCTGCATCGAACCACAGCAGCTACGTCAAGATGTTCTTAAT TGGCTGAATGAGGAGAAAGTGATTCAGAGACTGGTGGAGATGATACAACCTTCTCAAGATGAAGAT AGACACTCCAATGCATCCCAGTCACTGTGTGAGATCAtcagactgagcagagaccaGATGTTTCAGGTCCAGGGCTCTTCAGAGCCTGATCCTCTTCTGGCCACACTTGAAAA GCAGGAGACAGTAGAGCAGCTACTTTCTAATATCTTCGACAAGGAAAAGAATGAGTCTGCAATTGTCAGCGTTATCCAGATTCTACTCACCTTGTTTGAGACGAGGAGACCAGC GTTTGAGGGTCACGTTGAGTGCCCCCCTGGGATGTCCCACCCATCTTTCTCAGTTAACCACAGCATCCTGGAGGCTGTAAGACCTAGACTCAAAGACTTTCACCAGCTGCTACTGGAACCTCCAAAG AAGACTATGATGAAGACAACATGGGGGGTTCTGGACCCTCCAGTGGGAAACACCAGGCTGAATGTGGTCAGACTGGTggccagtctgttgcagagcaacacacacagcatcaaTGCAGAACTAATTAACCTCAACACACTGGGAGTTATATTA GATATGTATTTCAAATACATCTGGAACAACTTCCTCCACATTCAGGTGGAAATCTGCACAGCCATGATACTGGCTATGCCTCCTGCCCCCACAGACACCCAACCAGACACAGAGTCGGAACGTGTGAGGGAAAGCATCCTTATTAAACAT CTGTTTCAAAAGTGCCAGTTTATACAGAGAATCCTCGATGCCTGGAGCTCCAATGAGAACGAACA GGCAGAAGGTGGTCGGCGACGAGGCTACATGGGTCACCTCACCAGAATAGCCAACTCTATAGTTCATAACTGTGACAAAGGCCCTAATGGACCGCAAATACAACAGCTCATCTCTG AGCTCCCAGCAGAGGATAGAGAGAAATGGGAAGCTTTTATTTCTGGGCAGCTGGCtgacacaaacaaaagaaacactgtCGACTTG GTAAATACACACCACATCCATTCTTCCAGTGATGATGAGGTGGACTTTAAAGACAGTGGTTTTCACCAAGACTCGTCTCTTCAACAA TTCGGCTTCAATGACGAAGAGTTTGCTGATCAGGACGATGTTGTGGA TATTCCCTTTGATAGAATATCAGACATCAATTTTTCACTGAATACAAATGAAAGT GCAAATATTGCTCTGTTTGAGGCACGCTGTAAGGAGAAAATCCAGCAGTTTGAAGATGCTGGTTCAGATGAAGATGATATCTGGGATGAAAAAGATGTCACCTTTGCCCCAGAGGCACAGAGACGCCCCAG TTCGGGCAGCACAGACAGTGAGGAGAGCACAGACTCCGAGGACGACGATGCGAAGAGGGATCCATTTGAAACTTCCAACCCCAGCAACGATGACAGAATGGAAGTTGACACAG gcCCAGTGtggacagcaaattttgatgaCATCCCCATGGACACAGGTACATCCACAGCTCCAACCTCCAACCCCAataatccagctgcatcctctCCCTTGTCCTCCACCTCTCCTGAAGCAGCATGGAGCTCCTCTCCTACTGCTACCTCAAACTCAGAAACGGGCTGGGCTGATTTCTCAAACTTCACTCCTGTCAG CCCCAAAGACCCTCTGAGGTGTAACTCCCCTGTTGCTATGGAAACCAGCATAGAGACGATGGACCCTTTAGGGGTTAACGCACCCATGCAGCCTGAAG ACTGTGATGGCTGGTTGGGCACAAGTGGGGCTGCTCCAGCTGCCACTTCACCAAGGGACTGTGGGAGCTCAAAGACGGAGGAGGAAGTATCTTGTTCTGAGCACCGCAGCATCACAGAGACGGTCATCAACGGCTCCATGAAAGAAACAGTCAGTCTCACTGTTGATGCCAAGACTGAGACCGCCGTTTTCAAGAG TGATGAAGAGAAGATTGCTTCTTCAGAGAAATACTCAGTAGTGGAGTATGTGGAGTCGGAGAGAGCGGGCATCAACAGCTCAGCCACAGCCTGTTGTCCTAAAACTGG TAGTGAGAAATGTCGTGTGGAGCTTCCCAATGGTCCTCTGGAGGAAATGTCTCCCACTGAGGAGGCCAA GCTCGACAGAAGTTCTGTGTCCTCTGAGCCAGCTGTCAATGGGCCAGCATGA